A window from Pangasianodon hypophthalmus isolate fPanHyp1 chromosome 4, fPanHyp1.pri, whole genome shotgun sequence encodes these proteins:
- the cited1 gene encoding cbp/p300-interacting transactivator 1 yields MSLLLLSSSSMKDRDSLTLLHYTNSGKTGPQYPPPNLHSSSPGLTKSQPFCLQSSQHLIASMQLQKLNSHYQSLTASTTVSSGPNRGFGTASMSPAQIPGPGMAQGSGIIDSDPVDEDVLMSLVVELGLDRANELPELWLGQNEFDFISDVPAGC; encoded by the coding sequence ATGAGCTTACTGCTGCTCTCCAGCTCAAGCATGAAGGACCGTGACTCTCTGACCCTCCTGCACTACACAAACTCTGGCAAAACTGGCCCACAGTACCCCCCTCCCAATCTACACTCTTCCTCCCCAGGCCTCACCAAGTCCCAGCCCTTCTGTCTGCAGTCCAGCCAGCACCTCATAGCCTCTATGCAGCTGCAGAAACTCAACAGTCACTATCAGAGCCTGACTGCCTCTACTACAGTCTCTTCTGGACCCAACAGAGGATTCGGCACTGCTTCAATGAGTCCAGCACAAATCCCTGGCCCTGGGATGGCTCAAGGGTCTGGCATCATAGATTCTGATCCAGTGGATGAGGACGTCCTGATGTCTCTGGTAGTGGAACTCGGTTTGGACAGGGCTAATGAACTTCCTGAGCTGTGGCTGGGCCAGAATGAGTTTGACTTCATATCAGATGTGCCTGCTGGGTGCTGA
- the rps4x gene encoding 40S ribosomal protein S4, X isoform, with protein sequence MARGPKKHLKRVAAPKHWMLDKLTGVFAPRPSTGPHKLRECLPLIIFLRNRLKYALTGDEVKKICMQRFIKVDGKVRTDITYPAGFMDVISIEKTGENFRLIYDVKGRFTVHRITNEEAKYKLCKVKKILIGTKGIPHLVTHDARTIRYPDPMIKANDTVRIDLETGKITDFIKFDTGNLCMVTGGANLGRIGVITNRERHPGSFDVVHVKDSTGNSFATRLSNIFVIGKGNKPWVSIPRGKGIRLTIAEERDKRLAAKQSSS encoded by the exons ATG gcCCGAGGACCGAAGAAGCACCTGAAGCGCGTCGCAGCGCCCAAGCACTGGATGCTTGACAAACTTACTGGAGTGTTT GCTCCTCGGCCCTCCACCGGTCCCCACAAGCTGAGGGAGTGCCTGCCCCTCATCATCTTCCTGAGGAACCGGCTCAAGTACGCGCTGACCGGAGACGAGGTCAAGAAGATCTGCATGCAGAGGTTCATCAAGGTCGATGGCAAGGTCCGCACCGACATCACCTACCCTGCTGGATTTATGG ATGTGATCAGCATTGAGAAGACCGGAGAGAACTTCCGCTTGATCTATGATGTGAAAGGCCGTTTCACCGTCCACCGCATCACCAACGAGGAGGCCAAG TACAAACTGTGCAAGGTGAAGAAAATCCTCATTGGTACTAAGGGAATCCCTCACCTGGTGACCCACGATGCCCGCACCATCCGCTACCCTGATCCCATGATCAAGGCCAACGACACGGTCCGCATTGACCTGGAGACTGGCAAAATCACAGACTTCATCAAGTTTGACACCG GTAACCTGTGCATGGTGACAGGCGGTGCTAACTTGGGTCGTATTGGTGTCATCACCAACCGAGAGAGGCACCCTGGCTCCTTTGATGTGGTGCACGTGAAGGACAGCACGGGCAACAGCTTCGCCACCAGGCTCTCCAACATCTTTGTCATTGGCAAG GGTAACAAGCCATGGGTGTCCATTCCTCGTGGAAAGGGTATCCGTCTGACCATTGCTGAGGAGAGAGATAAGAGACTGGCTGCCAAGCAGAGCAGCAGCTAA